From a single Gemmatimonadota bacterium genomic region:
- a CDS encoding beta-propeller fold lactonase family protein, with amino-acid sequence MLTRSRALFGLVAALGLVACDRGADPTAPDGADLPLTTASAGPGAAIASGAVLTASNAAAGNELWLYSVGSDGGLSFEGAFATGGLGTGAGLGNQGGMHLSANHRRLLVVNAGSNDVSAFDLRGAEPTRTDLEPSGGVRPVSVTQHGSLVYVLNAGSPENVSGFRLDEDGRLTPIPGSTRALSAPSVGAAQVSFSPDGRTLVVTEKATNRLVSFPVLPDGTLGSASVIDSPGQTPFGFAFDARGNLFVSEAFGGAAGASTLSSYRVVSAATLEVVSAAVPTGETAACWVVVTPNSRFAYVTNAGTGTVSSYAISPSGAAQLHASAAALTGAGPIDMALNRGGRYLYVLNSGSHEITSHRVGPQGSLSTFPGGVAGLPAGANGLVAF; translated from the coding sequence ATGTTGACTCGATCTCGTGCACTGTTCGGACTCGTGGCCGCCTTGGGGTTGGTGGCCTGCGATCGCGGGGCAGATCCGACCGCCCCCGATGGCGCTGACCTACCCCTCACGACGGCCTCTGCAGGACCAGGCGCCGCAATCGCGAGCGGAGCGGTGCTGACCGCCAGCAATGCGGCCGCCGGCAATGAGCTGTGGCTCTATTCCGTCGGATCCGATGGCGGCTTGTCCTTCGAGGGCGCGTTCGCGACCGGCGGTCTCGGCACCGGCGCTGGGCTTGGAAACCAGGGAGGTATGCATCTCTCCGCGAACCACCGCCGCCTGCTGGTCGTCAATGCAGGTAGCAATGACGTCTCCGCCTTCGATCTCCGCGGCGCCGAGCCCACGCGCACAGACCTGGAGCCCTCTGGCGGCGTGCGACCCGTGAGCGTGACGCAGCACGGGTCCCTGGTGTACGTACTCAACGCGGGTAGCCCCGAGAACGTGAGTGGCTTCCGGCTGGACGAGGATGGACGGCTCACCCCCATTCCAGGGTCGACCCGCGCATTGAGCGCACCGTCGGTCGGTGCCGCGCAGGTGTCGTTCTCACCCGACGGGCGTACGTTGGTGGTCACGGAAAAGGCGACCAATCGTCTGGTGAGCTTTCCGGTGCTCCCCGACGGAACGCTGGGCAGCGCCTCTGTGATCGACAGCCCCGGACAGACGCCGTTCGGGTTCGCCTTCGACGCTCGCGGCAACCTCTTCGTCTCCGAGGCCTTTGGCGGTGCAGCCGGTGCCAGCACCCTGTCGTCCTACCGCGTCGTCTCGGCCGCGACGCTCGAGGTCGTCAGTGCCGCAGTGCCTACCGGAGAGACGGCCGCTTGCTGGGTCGTGGTGACTCCCAACAGCCGTTTCGCATACGTCACCAACGCGGGAACCGGCACGGTGTCCTCGTATGCGATCTCCCCCAGCGGGGCCGCGCAGCTGCACGCCTCCGCAGCGGCGCTGACGGGCGCCGGACCCATCGACATGGCTCTGAACCGCGGTGGCCGCTACCTGTATGTCTTGAACAGCGGCAGCCACGAGATCACCAGCCACCGGGTCGGACCGCAAGGGAGCCTGTCCACGTTCCCCGGCGGTGTGGCGGGGCTTCCCGCAGGCGCCAACGGGTTGGTCGCCTTCTGA
- a CDS encoding DUF2167 domain-containing protein, with protein MKAFASLLFLLGVANPLVAQQEPDEEPQVTDEAVEAWIREFESSLTYQTGAVVIGGGIATLDVPEAFRFLGPEDARRLLVEGWGNPPMDPPLGVLVPADQSPMSDEGWAVIVTYDEDGYVEDDDAAGLDYGELLSEMQQDTKDANGDRIRAGYDPIELVGWAAPPHYDASEHKIYWAKELAFGESSEHTLNYNIRVLGRRGVLVMNAVAGMSQLESVATDMQSVMGFVAFNDGHRYSDFVPGADKVAAYGIGALVAGKVAAKVGLFKFIVAGLVAAKKLVVVAFLAVAAFFKRLFGRKTGEGAAGTAS; from the coding sequence ATGAAGGCCTTTGCCAGCCTGCTATTCCTGCTGGGAGTAGCGAACCCGCTCGTGGCCCAACAGGAGCCCGACGAGGAACCGCAGGTCACCGACGAAGCCGTCGAGGCGTGGATCCGTGAGTTCGAGTCCTCGCTCACCTACCAGACTGGCGCGGTCGTCATCGGGGGCGGAATCGCGACCCTCGACGTTCCCGAGGCATTCCGCTTCCTGGGCCCCGAAGATGCGCGCCGACTTCTGGTCGAGGGCTGGGGGAATCCTCCGATGGATCCGCCTCTCGGCGTCCTGGTGCCTGCCGATCAGAGCCCAATGTCCGACGAGGGTTGGGCCGTGATCGTGACCTATGACGAGGATGGCTACGTCGAGGACGACGATGCCGCTGGTCTGGATTACGGCGAGCTGCTGAGTGAGATGCAGCAGGACACCAAAGACGCCAATGGGGATCGGATCCGGGCCGGCTACGATCCCATCGAGCTGGTCGGATGGGCGGCTCCACCCCACTACGACGCCAGCGAGCACAAGATCTACTGGGCGAAAGAGCTCGCCTTCGGTGAATCCTCCGAGCACACACTCAACTACAATATCCGCGTCCTGGGACGTAGAGGTGTGTTGGTGATGAATGCGGTGGCTGGCATGTCGCAGCTGGAGTCCGTCGCGACCGACATGCAGTCCGTGATGGGCTTCGTGGCTTTCAACGACGGACATCGCTACTCCGACTTCGTCCCAGGTGCCGACAAAGTGGCGGCCTACGGCATCGGAGCGCTGGTGGCCGGCAAGGTGGCGGCCAAGGTCGGCCTCTTCAAGTTCATCGTGGCTGGTCTGGTAGCGGCGAAGAAGCTCGTCGTGGTGGCTTTTCTGGCGGTTGCCGCCTTCTTCAAGCGGCTCTTCGGGCGGAAGACGGGGGAGGGAGCCGCGGGGACCGCGTCCTGA